A window of the Thalassoglobus sp. JC818 genome harbors these coding sequences:
- a CDS encoding DUF1549 domain-containing protein — protein MKPCSSMTLAFSAVFFFANAVIAFDGTSAALPVEEITRLEVGPQTGQELRITGQDARVQLLITGHIKDGSTKDFTRAVEFTVAPEGVLSIDETGLMTPQGDGSATVTASLGSQTTSATVHVSDFAGTKPINFKNQIVPIFTKLGCNGGGCHGKASGQNGFKLSLLGFYPRDDYEFLVKESRGRRVFPPAPERSLLLTKPIGESPHGGGKRMEKDSYEYRVLRRWIEQGMPYGEETDPVVAGIECFPPGRVLKNNDQQQVTVYATYSDGTQEDVTRMALFEPNDAELAESSETGLVSTLDLSGEVAIMARYQGQVATFRATIPLGATVSETPPVRNFIDEAVFNKLQVLGVPPSPLADDSTFLRRVYLDITGTLPTEEEVVSFLADSSPNKRSDVIDRLIDSPEYADFFANKWNMILRNKKRQDEDQTGTYTFHQWIWNQLYDNTPYDVMVSRIITASGDPQWNPAVTWYREVSDSSQQVEDVAQLFLGIRIQCAKCHHHPFEKWSENDYYGMAAFFSRVGKKGLGAERLTRSRDRRVFHNEGVAQAQNPRSKEVLKPTPLGSTPLEISPDRDPRIQLADWMAEVNNPFFAKSLVNRYWKHFFSRGIVEPEDDMRETNPPSNPELLDALARHFIASGFDLKELVRTICNSSAYQLSAFPNEYNLKDKQNFSRYYPKRLTAESLYDAFHQVTNTNENFSGMPAGTRSVQLPDSSVGPYFLKVFGQPQGDTACECERSQEANLAQSLHLLNSSEVQNKIGSDAGRAVQLASQTDRPHEERIRELYRWVYAREPDASEKDIALNHIAQHPDNERVAYEDILWALINTKEFLFNH, from the coding sequence ATGAAACCCTGTTCTTCGATGACTTTGGCTTTCAGCGCAGTTTTTTTCTTTGCCAACGCTGTCATTGCATTCGATGGGACGTCCGCAGCTCTGCCTGTCGAGGAGATCACTCGACTTGAGGTCGGACCGCAGACGGGACAGGAATTACGGATCACCGGTCAGGACGCGCGTGTTCAACTTCTAATCACAGGACACATTAAAGACGGTTCGACGAAAGACTTCACACGCGCTGTCGAGTTCACAGTTGCTCCCGAGGGAGTTCTGTCGATTGACGAAACTGGACTGATGACCCCTCAGGGCGATGGCAGTGCAACCGTCACCGCCTCGCTGGGAAGTCAGACAACTTCAGCCACAGTTCATGTCTCGGACTTTGCCGGAACAAAGCCGATTAACTTCAAGAATCAGATCGTCCCCATCTTTACCAAACTCGGTTGCAATGGTGGCGGATGTCACGGAAAAGCTAGCGGGCAAAACGGCTTCAAGCTGTCGCTTCTCGGCTTCTATCCCCGAGACGATTACGAGTTCCTCGTGAAAGAGAGTCGCGGTCGACGCGTCTTTCCTCCCGCTCCAGAACGAAGCCTTCTTCTGACCAAACCGATCGGAGAATCTCCTCACGGTGGCGGAAAACGAATGGAGAAGGATTCGTATGAGTACCGCGTTTTGCGACGCTGGATCGAACAGGGAATGCCCTACGGTGAAGAAACAGATCCGGTCGTCGCTGGCATTGAGTGTTTTCCTCCCGGTCGTGTCCTCAAAAACAACGATCAACAGCAGGTCACCGTCTACGCGACGTACAGCGACGGAACTCAAGAAGATGTCACGCGGATGGCGTTGTTCGAACCGAATGATGCTGAACTCGCTGAGTCATCTGAAACTGGGCTCGTCTCCACTCTCGACCTCTCTGGAGAAGTCGCCATCATGGCCCGCTATCAGGGCCAAGTGGCAACCTTTCGTGCAACGATTCCATTAGGTGCCACGGTTTCCGAAACGCCACCGGTCCGAAATTTCATTGACGAAGCAGTCTTCAACAAGCTGCAAGTTCTCGGCGTTCCACCATCACCACTGGCCGATGACTCCACCTTCCTGAGACGGGTTTACCTGGACATCACCGGCACTCTTCCGACCGAAGAAGAGGTCGTCAGCTTCCTTGCAGACAGTTCGCCAAATAAGCGATCCGACGTGATCGATCGTCTGATTGACAGTCCAGAGTATGCCGACTTCTTCGCGAACAAGTGGAACATGATCCTGCGAAACAAGAAGCGACAGGATGAGGACCAGACGGGAACCTACACATTCCACCAATGGATCTGGAATCAACTCTACGACAACACTCCGTACGACGTCATGGTGTCCCGCATCATCACAGCCTCAGGAGATCCTCAGTGGAACCCAGCGGTCACATGGTATCGCGAGGTTTCCGATTCGAGCCAGCAAGTTGAGGACGTCGCTCAACTCTTCCTCGGAATTCGAATTCAATGTGCGAAGTGTCACCATCATCCATTCGAGAAGTGGAGCGAGAACGACTATTACGGTATGGCCGCGTTCTTCAGCCGCGTCGGAAAAAAAGGTCTCGGTGCTGAACGGCTGACGCGCTCTCGTGACCGTCGTGTCTTCCACAACGAAGGAGTCGCTCAGGCACAAAACCCGCGCAGCAAAGAAGTTCTCAAACCGACTCCGCTCGGAAGCACTCCATTGGAGATCTCACCCGATCGTGACCCGCGAATTCAACTGGCCGACTGGATGGCTGAAGTTAACAATCCGTTCTTCGCCAAGTCGCTTGTCAACCGGTATTGGAAGCACTTCTTCAGTCGCGGGATCGTCGAACCGGAAGACGACATGCGAGAAACGAATCCTCCATCCAACCCGGAACTACTCGATGCACTCGCGCGACACTTCATCGCCAGCGGATTCGATCTCAAAGAACTCGTCCGGACGATCTGCAACTCGTCTGCCTACCAGCTCTCCGCGTTTCCGAACGAGTACAACCTGAAAGACAAGCAGAACTTCTCTCGCTATTACCCGAAACGTCTCACTGCCGAATCGCTCTACGATGCGTTTCATCAGGTGACAAATACGAACGAGAACTTCTCCGGCATGCCAGCAGGAACCCGTTCGGTTCAGCTGCCAGATTCTTCGGTGGGTCCATACTTCCTGAAGGTCTTCGGTCAACCGCAAGGCGACACAGCTTGCGAGTGTGAACGATCGCAGGAAGCGAATCTCGCTCAGAGCTTACACCTGCTCAACAGCAGCGAAGTCCAAAACAAAATCGGCAGCGACGCTGGCCGGGCTGTCCAACTTGCATCCCAAACCGATCGCCCGCACGAAGAACGGATTCGGGAACTGTATCGCTGGGTCTATGCTCGCGAACCAGATGCATCCGAAAAAGACATTGCACTCAATCACATTGCTCAACATCCAGACAACGAACGAGTTGCCTACGAAGATATTCTCTGGGCATTGATTAACACCAAAGAATTTCTATTCAACCACTAG
- a CDS encoding c-type cytochrome domain-containing protein has product MRAMLIVWLLLAPAFSIVAEEGITPVEPDLNREIDFYRDIYPILENKCLACHSSAVAENDLILENAEAILKGGISGEAVIAGEPDESYLYRVAARVDEPVMPPLPNKAQAKALTPQELGLLRKWIEEGARAGERHVETTLAWQPIPETFKAVYSLALDPNRQFIFAGRGNRIFVYDILTGQQVGRFSDPALQSIQSVDGPLYGPGVAHRDFVHSLAINADGSRLASGGFRVVKIWDREAPQELWSHKFDPGVSQAANDCNGSRSAFLLADGAISIWDLANNATIGTIPQQGERLTSIAFGADSQTLIGGGESGTIVFINLSDLTIAPGLKTESAILRVGYSPAKQQVITAHADNVIRVWTSEVAGQGLPEGELIPAPVHALQGHTSPVHHLELDSDGKTLLTGAEDGNVRLWDLETGQQISSQSVDAPLTDIAIASNGQLFAASGTNGITRVWNRGGEKLSDISGNQELTTKQTKTTEDQAVAKAQLDIAEKALADTQKDLADREQSLKQAQEEKEKADKDLAEKQAALDAAQKTADEANQKLAEKPEDEALKKQVEETGKALKTAQDNQQASKDAVDSAVRAIELSEQSVQLGKNQVAGRQEQKEQAASKLQQADTSLSEAQAAVAAFQSSPQSIVFDEDGHRIITGGVAQPTQIWNASTGQGLGFVPIPLNDLVSTQWTASRSLQTVSSDGSVRTWDVTPRWKLSRVLGVEGDSPLNVSQSAFQDRVMALAFHPDGETLATGGGEPSRSGELQFWNTTTGEKIRTLEDAHSDAVTDLEFSRSGEKLVSGATDKFVKVFRVGDGSLVRSYEGHTDHVLGVAFKADESRLASSGADLAIKIWNAETGEQVRTISNYAKQVTSIQFVGISDNLISCSGDQSAKFHTAENGRNFRTFGGAQDYLYTVLSTDDESLVIAAGEDGIVRVWNGKDGALLQSFSPPAPSSETVQK; this is encoded by the coding sequence ATGCGTGCGATGCTCATCGTTTGGCTGTTACTTGCTCCTGCATTTTCGATTGTTGCAGAAGAGGGAATCACTCCGGTCGAGCCTGATCTGAATCGTGAAATCGATTTCTACCGCGACATTTATCCGATTCTCGAAAACAAATGCCTGGCGTGTCATAGTTCTGCGGTGGCAGAAAACGATCTCATTCTCGAAAATGCTGAAGCAATCCTGAAAGGAGGCATCAGTGGTGAAGCTGTCATTGCTGGAGAACCTGACGAGAGTTATCTCTATCGCGTGGCTGCTCGTGTTGACGAACCTGTCATGCCACCATTGCCGAATAAGGCTCAAGCGAAAGCGCTGACGCCGCAGGAACTGGGTCTGCTCCGCAAGTGGATCGAAGAAGGAGCCCGAGCGGGGGAACGGCACGTTGAGACCACACTTGCGTGGCAACCGATCCCCGAGACTTTCAAAGCGGTTTACAGCCTCGCTCTCGATCCGAACCGTCAGTTCATTTTCGCAGGGCGTGGTAATCGAATTTTTGTCTACGACATCCTCACCGGTCAGCAAGTCGGCCGATTTAGCGATCCTGCACTTCAGTCCATTCAATCGGTAGATGGCCCACTCTATGGGCCCGGTGTTGCGCATCGTGACTTCGTTCATTCGTTGGCGATCAACGCCGATGGTAGCCGTCTGGCTTCGGGTGGATTTCGCGTCGTAAAAATCTGGGACCGGGAAGCCCCGCAGGAACTTTGGAGCCACAAGTTCGACCCCGGCGTTTCTCAGGCCGCCAATGACTGCAATGGGTCTCGTTCCGCTTTCCTCTTAGCAGACGGAGCGATTTCGATCTGGGATCTGGCCAATAACGCGACTATCGGAACCATCCCTCAGCAAGGAGAGCGACTGACATCCATCGCATTCGGAGCAGACTCTCAAACGTTAATCGGGGGAGGTGAATCCGGAACGATCGTCTTCATCAATCTCTCTGATCTGACAATCGCCCCAGGTCTCAAGACGGAATCAGCGATTCTGAGAGTCGGGTATTCTCCGGCGAAGCAGCAAGTGATCACTGCTCATGCCGACAACGTGATCCGAGTCTGGACATCGGAAGTCGCCGGTCAGGGACTGCCTGAAGGAGAACTAATTCCTGCGCCGGTTCATGCACTTCAGGGACACACTTCCCCAGTTCATCATCTGGAACTCGACTCCGACGGCAAGACGCTGTTGACCGGAGCCGAAGACGGAAATGTACGGCTTTGGGATTTGGAAACCGGTCAGCAAATCTCCTCGCAAAGCGTGGACGCTCCACTCACTGATATCGCCATCGCCTCGAACGGACAACTCTTCGCAGCCAGCGGAACCAATGGAATCACGCGAGTCTGGAATCGCGGTGGCGAAAAACTCTCCGACATCAGCGGCAACCAGGAGCTGACAACGAAGCAGACGAAAACAACAGAAGATCAAGCAGTTGCCAAAGCTCAGCTCGACATTGCAGAAAAAGCATTGGCAGATACACAGAAGGATCTTGCGGACCGGGAACAATCACTCAAGCAGGCACAAGAAGAGAAAGAGAAGGCCGACAAAGACCTCGCCGAAAAGCAGGCAGCTCTTGACGCCGCTCAGAAGACAGCCGATGAAGCCAATCAAAAACTCGCCGAGAAACCAGAAGATGAAGCTTTGAAGAAACAGGTCGAGGAGACCGGCAAAGCATTGAAGACTGCACAGGACAATCAACAAGCTTCGAAAGATGCTGTCGACTCTGCGGTGCGAGCAATTGAGCTTTCAGAACAGTCTGTGCAACTTGGAAAGAATCAGGTCGCCGGGCGCCAAGAACAAAAAGAGCAAGCTGCCTCCAAGCTTCAACAAGCAGATACTTCACTTTCAGAAGCTCAGGCAGCTGTCGCCGCCTTTCAGTCTTCGCCGCAATCGATTGTGTTCGATGAGGATGGGCACCGCATCATCACTGGCGGCGTCGCTCAGCCAACTCAAATCTGGAATGCTTCAACGGGCCAGGGATTGGGATTCGTTCCGATTCCGTTGAATGACCTCGTCTCGACTCAATGGACTGCTTCAAGATCGTTGCAGACAGTCTCATCCGACGGATCTGTCCGAACGTGGGACGTCACTCCCCGGTGGAAGTTGAGTCGGGTCTTGGGAGTCGAAGGCGACTCCCCCTTAAATGTGTCGCAGTCAGCGTTTCAGGATCGTGTGATGGCTTTAGCCTTTCATCCTGATGGAGAAACCTTAGCGACTGGGGGCGGAGAGCCGTCTCGCAGCGGAGAGCTGCAATTCTGGAACACGACAACGGGAGAGAAGATCCGCACGCTCGAAGATGCTCACAGCGATGCTGTTACCGATCTGGAATTCTCTCGGTCGGGGGAGAAACTCGTTTCCGGCGCAACGGACAAATTTGTCAAAGTGTTCCGTGTGGGTGATGGATCGCTCGTCCGTTCTTACGAAGGACACACCGACCATGTGCTGGGCGTGGCATTCAAAGCAGATGAAAGCCGTCTGGCCAGCAGCGGGGCTGATCTCGCGATCAAGATCTGGAATGCTGAAACTGGTGAGCAAGTGCGAACAATTTCAAACTATGCGAAACAGGTGACGTCGATCCAATTCGTCGGGATCTCCGATAACCTGATCAGCTGTAGCGGCGACCAAAGTGCCAAATTCCACACTGCTGAGAATGGACGCAATTTTCGCACGTTCGGCGGTGCTCAAGACTACCTGTATACCGTCCTCTCGACTGACGATGAATCATTGGTCATCGCTGCCGGAGAAGATGGAATCGTTCGAGTTTGGAACGGAAAAGACGGGGCCTTGCTGCAATCGTTTTCTCCCCCTGCTCCATCGTCTGAAACTGTTCAGAAGTAA
- a CDS encoding flavohemoglobin expression-modulating QEGLA motif protein, with protein MIDQPSQSDQPIVENSAEDITDLYVKIADVVCERLALNQRVRRNLPEGGRLRIDRQLPFLCLYRHPPEQPSDGARELITTEASYLFASGKPEHHTGLMLLIKRIVAAMREHFGTFLLIEVWEKQRGSQSIDDRILFEIHSTDEASIPSTIETMRSALEKISIRRQSAEVSVRRDTSIQPLGSRPLELDTIDSHPSGCCAIGLSVNPIYRDSSSQVLFPMVLQALRRQLTIAFRRTIAEFTGSRSNGGDAVDSAAFHEFGPSTLVRAARLVDQQLSDISESFDFLLQVTPTNASEAEQAFQKSGYETSPIFNYRPLPYHPNLLKRQLFGIEIERIEDPTLAHLCWEKQEELDRKLTALRDIETPSFIYNSLQLYGSVDENLLELAIEILNRVPETPPNPNDTQSVGALKLMERAREEIDYYHRRLCDFNGTVEPSESIASGVMVSRDRLLVSPTCSLNEDRIEALMHHEIGTHLLTYFNGRGQPFRQLYAGLAGYEELQEGLAVLAESLVGGMTRNRWRTLAGRVIAVHSLVEGLTFVETYHLLCEEFGFSSSRAFSLTLRVYRGGGFTKDLIYLRGLSRLMEYLAAGHDIEPLYVGKIGLQHVPFVQEMRRRKVIVAPRILPRFLDSDHIRSRLEACRKKNVIQLVEMKS; from the coding sequence GTGATTGACCAACCATCACAAAGTGATCAACCGATTGTGGAGAACTCCGCAGAAGATATCACTGATCTTTACGTTAAGATCGCCGACGTCGTCTGTGAACGGCTGGCTCTTAATCAGCGAGTCCGTAGGAACCTGCCGGAAGGGGGACGACTGAGAATCGATCGGCAGCTTCCGTTTCTCTGCCTCTACCGTCATCCACCCGAACAGCCGAGTGATGGCGCACGCGAACTCATCACGACTGAGGCTTCCTATCTCTTTGCTTCCGGGAAACCAGAGCATCACACCGGTTTGATGTTGTTAATCAAACGGATCGTGGCAGCGATGCGAGAGCACTTCGGGACCTTCCTGCTCATTGAAGTCTGGGAGAAACAGCGAGGTTCACAGTCGATCGATGATCGAATCTTGTTTGAAATTCATTCGACTGATGAGGCATCAATTCCGTCCACAATCGAAACGATGCGCTCTGCACTGGAGAAGATTTCGATCAGGCGTCAATCGGCCGAAGTCTCTGTGCGTCGTGACACATCGATTCAACCTCTGGGGAGTCGACCGCTCGAATTAGATACTATTGACTCGCACCCATCTGGATGTTGTGCGATCGGGCTCTCAGTGAATCCCATTTATCGTGATTCCAGCAGTCAGGTTTTGTTTCCAATGGTGTTGCAAGCTTTGAGGCGGCAACTGACGATTGCATTCAGGCGAACGATTGCGGAATTCACGGGAAGTCGAAGCAACGGCGGAGATGCCGTTGACTCCGCAGCTTTCCACGAATTTGGACCGTCGACTCTCGTCAGAGCAGCACGACTCGTCGATCAGCAATTGTCAGACATTTCTGAGTCGTTTGATTTTCTGCTTCAGGTGACTCCTACCAATGCTTCCGAAGCTGAACAGGCGTTTCAGAAGTCAGGTTATGAAACTTCTCCAATATTCAACTACCGCCCGCTTCCGTATCACCCGAATCTGCTGAAGCGGCAACTCTTCGGAATCGAAATCGAAAGAATTGAAGATCCCACGCTCGCACATTTGTGTTGGGAGAAACAAGAAGAACTCGACCGTAAATTAACGGCACTCAGAGATATCGAGACACCCAGTTTTATCTATAACAGCTTGCAGCTATATGGGTCAGTGGACGAGAACCTGCTGGAGCTTGCGATCGAGATACTTAATCGAGTCCCAGAAACACCGCCTAATCCCAACGACACTCAGTCAGTCGGGGCGCTCAAACTCATGGAACGAGCGCGAGAAGAAATCGACTATTACCACCGGCGACTGTGCGACTTCAACGGAACAGTCGAGCCATCCGAATCGATCGCGTCGGGCGTGATGGTGTCCCGCGACCGCCTACTGGTCTCTCCAACATGTTCCCTTAACGAAGATCGAATTGAAGCTCTCATGCATCACGAGATCGGGACTCATTTGCTGACATATTTCAATGGGCGTGGTCAGCCATTCAGGCAGCTTTACGCAGGTCTCGCAGGATATGAAGAGTTGCAGGAGGGGCTGGCGGTTCTTGCAGAGTCTCTGGTGGGCGGGATGACTCGTAACCGTTGGCGGACTCTCGCGGGTCGGGTGATCGCCGTTCATTCGCTCGTCGAAGGTTTGACCTTTGTCGAGACATATCACTTGTTGTGTGAGGAGTTTGGGTTCTCGTCATCGCGTGCCTTCTCACTCACGCTTCGTGTCTATCGCGGAGGCGGATTCACCAAGGATTTAATCTACCTGCGTGGGCTGTCTCGACTCATGGAGTATCTGGCGGCAGGTCACGATATCGAACCACTGTATGTCGGAAAAATCGGGTTACAGCATGTTCCCTTCGTTCAGGAAATGCGGCGCCGCAAAGTGATCGTTGCTCCTCGTATACTTCCGCGGTTCTTGGATAGCGATCACATCAGATCGCGGCTCGAAGCCTGTCGGAAGAAGAATGTGATCCAACTTGTGGAGATGAAGTCATGA
- a CDS encoding D-2-hydroxyacid dehydrogenase: MANEHKRKIVLFPPIDEERLRVLQAAAGDVPVINCESVEETHSEIADATGFYGKITPSLLEASKQLDWVQAPTASLEHYVFPELIEHPCQLSNMRGIFGDVIADHVMGLVLMAARNLHTYVRQQANGEWLPVGGQSTHTTLFDGPGQETEIDHAHTHLSDCTLGVVGVGGIGSEICRRAKAFGLNVLGVDPICRSVDEIGLEVWPTERLGELLAESDFVVIAAPHTPATEGLFGPEQFKRMKSSAWLINVGRGVIVQLEALTNALEEGQIAGAALDVLEQEPLPKNHPLWSMPNVIITPHIAAASPRVPERHLEQLTENVRRHCAGEPPLTLVDKSSWF, encoded by the coding sequence TTGGCCAACGAACACAAACGAAAGATCGTCTTATTCCCTCCCATCGACGAGGAACGTCTGCGTGTGCTTCAAGCTGCGGCTGGGGACGTGCCTGTCATCAATTGCGAATCAGTTGAAGAGACCCACTCAGAGATTGCAGATGCAACTGGTTTCTATGGAAAGATCACTCCTTCGCTCTTAGAAGCTTCGAAACAGCTTGATTGGGTTCAGGCACCGACAGCGAGTCTTGAGCACTACGTCTTCCCTGAACTCATTGAGCATCCGTGCCAACTGAGCAACATGCGGGGAATCTTCGGAGACGTCATCGCCGACCACGTGATGGGACTGGTCCTGATGGCTGCCCGCAATCTGCACACTTACGTGAGGCAGCAGGCAAACGGAGAATGGTTGCCAGTGGGAGGTCAATCGACCCATACCACACTCTTTGATGGTCCAGGACAGGAAACTGAGATCGACCACGCTCACACGCATCTTTCCGATTGCACGCTGGGAGTGGTGGGCGTTGGTGGGATTGGATCGGAGATTTGCAGACGAGCCAAAGCCTTCGGACTCAATGTTCTTGGCGTTGATCCGATCTGTCGATCTGTCGATGAGATTGGCCTTGAGGTCTGGCCGACGGAACGCCTCGGCGAGCTTCTCGCTGAGAGTGATTTCGTCGTCATCGCTGCTCCTCACACCCCTGCGACCGAAGGCCTGTTCGGCCCGGAACAATTCAAACGGATGAAATCGAGCGCGTGGCTCATCAATGTGGGTCGTGGAGTCATTGTCCAATTAGAGGCCCTGACGAATGCTCTTGAAGAGGGGCAAATCGCAGGAGCAGCCCTCGACGTGCTGGAACAGGAACCGCTTCCGAAGAATCATCCATTGTGGAGTATGCCGAATGTGATCATCACTCCGCACATCGCAGCTGCATCTCCCAGAGTCCCGGAACGCCATCTCGAACAGCTCACTGAGAACGTTCGAAGACACTGCGCCGGAGAACCGCCGCTGACTCTCGTTGACAAATCCTCCTGGTTCTAG
- a CDS encoding mandelate racemase/muconate lactonizing enzyme family protein, protein MRIHSVEACQPITENSPPDWRTSFGQILVAVTAEDGTKGYGVGGGGLSGLHIVNALFREQLIGREVEPIESTWKLLHKSLLTVGQSGIGMMALSAVDLALWDLRGHLNRQPVARLLSPQCDLDAPLPTYQTVWGEAPEEVRRASAGVKLHLGTNGKRDEPLRDWLPRWIESTRTAREIIGPDRDLMVDAWMSWDVETALAFANEVSDLNLAWLEEPLPLDDHEGYARLRDECPITISGGEHLYSLAEFEASLQRGDYQLLQPDVCWMGGLTPLLQLVEIADDRRVQIVPHRGCEVWALHAIAALPINRLAESGRPWMQWVVGQPEIEQGTIRITESPGFGVHCDPNALNVREVVRSDQSGCLGK, encoded by the coding sequence ATGAGAATTCATTCGGTCGAAGCTTGTCAGCCGATTACAGAGAATTCGCCACCCGACTGGCGAACATCGTTCGGCCAGATTCTCGTAGCTGTGACTGCCGAAGATGGAACGAAAGGATATGGAGTCGGCGGAGGAGGACTTTCGGGACTCCATATTGTCAACGCGCTCTTTCGAGAGCAGTTGATCGGCCGGGAAGTGGAACCGATCGAATCAACGTGGAAGCTGTTGCACAAGTCTCTATTGACGGTGGGGCAGTCTGGCATCGGCATGATGGCTTTAAGCGCAGTCGACCTGGCGTTGTGGGACTTGCGAGGGCATTTGAATCGTCAGCCGGTTGCTCGATTGCTCTCTCCACAATGCGATCTCGATGCACCGCTCCCAACTTACCAGACAGTTTGGGGAGAAGCCCCCGAAGAGGTTCGTCGAGCTTCAGCTGGTGTCAAATTGCATCTCGGAACGAATGGCAAGAGAGATGAGCCTCTTCGCGACTGGCTCCCCAGATGGATCGAATCAACGCGCACAGCGAGAGAGATCATCGGCCCGGATCGGGACTTAATGGTTGATGCGTGGATGAGTTGGGATGTCGAGACCGCACTCGCTTTCGCGAATGAAGTGTCCGACTTGAATCTTGCGTGGCTTGAAGAACCTCTCCCGCTGGATGATCACGAAGGTTACGCCAGGCTTCGCGATGAGTGCCCCATCACAATTAGCGGTGGAGAACATCTCTATTCCCTCGCAGAATTTGAAGCTTCTTTGCAGAGGGGTGACTATCAGCTTCTTCAACCGGATGTCTGCTGGATGGGTGGTCTCACTCCACTTCTGCAATTGGTTGAAATCGCTGATGATCGACGGGTTCAAATCGTTCCGCATCGGGGATGCGAAGTCTGGGCGCTGCACGCGATCGCCGCTCTTCCTATCAATCGGCTTGCAGAATCGGGCCGTCCGTGGATGCAATGGGTGGTCGGCCAACCTGAAATCGAGCAGGGAACAATCCGAATCACCGAATCGCCCGGCTTCGGAGTTCATTGTGATCCCAACGCTCTAAACGTTCGCGAGGTCGTGAGAAGCGATCAATCAGGATGTCTTGGCAAGTGA
- a CDS encoding N-formylglutamate amidohydrolase encodes MAISTHCMFHRGTSPIVAAAIHNGHDTREDVAHHLAIDEQAQLREEDPMTGEWSQVAKTQIVGLRSRFEVDLNRPRTKAVYVTPAEAWGMNIWRTPPDEHMIQESLREYDQFYTDVHQLLNELVHEFGKVVVYDLHTYNHRRGGPFSPPADLRSNPEVNVGTGTMDRRYWSPVVDRFVGDLKKFDFHGRHLDVRENVKFQGGYFGEWIHTQFPKQVCSIAIEFKKVFMDEWTGEENPREVESIYRALRSTLPGVRRALEEM; translated from the coding sequence ATGGCGATTTCCACACATTGCATGTTTCATCGTGGGACAAGTCCGATTGTCGCAGCTGCGATTCATAACGGGCACGACACCCGCGAAGACGTCGCACACCATCTTGCAATCGATGAGCAAGCCCAGTTGCGTGAAGAAGATCCAATGACCGGAGAGTGGTCTCAAGTTGCGAAAACGCAGATTGTCGGGCTCCGGTCGCGTTTTGAAGTCGACCTGAATCGACCGCGTACAAAAGCAGTTTATGTGACTCCAGCGGAGGCTTGGGGGATGAACATCTGGCGGACACCTCCCGACGAGCACATGATTCAGGAATCTCTTCGTGAATACGATCAGTTTTACACCGACGTCCATCAGCTTCTTAATGAGCTAGTGCATGAATTCGGCAAAGTCGTTGTGTACGACCTGCATACATACAACCATCGTCGAGGTGGACCTTTCTCCCCACCAGCAGATTTACGATCGAATCCAGAAGTCAATGTTGGCACGGGAACAATGGACCGGAGGTATTGGTCTCCGGTCGTCGATCGCTTTGTGGGCGATTTAAAAAAATTCGATTTCCACGGTCGACATTTAGATGTTCGAGAGAACGTCAAATTCCAAGGAGGATATTTCGGAGAGTGGATTCACACCCAATTTCCGAAACAGGTCTGTTCGATCGCCATTGAGTTTAAGAAAGTCTTCATGGATGAATGGACGGGTGAAGAAAATCCGCGTGAAGTTGAAAGCATCTATCGAGCATTGAGATCGACCCTCCCCGGAGTGCGCAGAGCATTGGAGGAGATGTGA